In Saccharothrix violaceirubra, the following are encoded in one genomic region:
- a CDS encoding ABC transporter permease, translated as MIRYVVRRVPSALLVLWLASVLVFLVIRAIPGDAATVLAGADASPETVHAIRAQLGLDKSVPEQYLHWVGGLLTGDLGRSYLIGGDIADLVGEGLANTLTLALSALVLAVLTALVLGPVWASTRRPWVDKVLTGFHTASVSLPPFVTGVLLILLFGEVFRLLPTGGVPPDGLLDRIDITAQYLVLPAVCLGLPVAGVLTGFLAETLRGELRQDYVTTVRAAGVSGRALVLRHALRGALPVAVTTLGLQTGALLGGAVLVESIFAWPGLGLLVEQGITRRDYPVVQVLLILSVSVFVAVQLLTDVVHAYLDPRIRLGGSR; from the coding sequence GTGATCCGCTACGTGGTGCGGCGCGTGCCGTCCGCGCTGCTGGTGCTGTGGTTGGCGTCCGTGCTGGTCTTCCTCGTCATCCGGGCCATCCCGGGTGACGCGGCGACCGTGCTGGCCGGTGCGGACGCCTCTCCGGAGACGGTGCACGCCATCCGGGCGCAGCTCGGTCTGGACAAGTCCGTGCCCGAGCAGTACCTGCACTGGGTCGGCGGTCTGCTGACCGGCGACCTGGGCCGGTCCTACCTGATCGGCGGCGACATCGCCGACCTGGTCGGCGAGGGACTGGCGAACACGCTGACGCTGGCGCTCTCCGCGCTGGTGCTGGCCGTGCTCACCGCGTTGGTGCTCGGGCCGGTCTGGGCGTCGACCCGGCGGCCGTGGGTGGACAAGGTGCTGACCGGGTTCCACACGGCGTCGGTGTCGCTGCCGCCGTTCGTCACGGGCGTGCTGCTGATCCTGTTGTTCGGCGAGGTGTTCCGGCTGCTGCCCACGGGCGGCGTGCCGCCGGACGGTCTGCTGGACCGGATCGACATCACCGCGCAGTACCTCGTGCTGCCGGCGGTGTGCCTGGGGCTGCCGGTGGCCGGTGTGCTGACCGGGTTCCTGGCCGAGACGTTGCGCGGCGAGCTGCGGCAGGACTACGTCACGACGGTGCGCGCGGCCGGTGTGTCCGGCCGCGCGCTCGTCCTGCGGCACGCGTTGCGCGGCGCGCTGCCGGTCGCGGTGACCACGCTGGGGTTGCAGACCGGCGCGCTGCTGGGCGGCGCGGTCCTGGTGGAGTCGATCTTCGCCTGGCCGGGGCTGGGGCTGCTGGTGGAGCAGGGCATCACCCGCCGCGACTACCCGGTGGTGCAGGTGCTGCTGATCCTGTCCGTGTCGGTGTTCGTCGCCGTGCAGCTGCTGACCGACGTGGTGCACGCCTACCTCGACCCGCGCATCCGCCTGGGAGGCAGCCGATGA
- a CDS encoding ABC transporter substrate-binding protein, with protein sequence MNSLTRRSTFKALAGVALLLSATACQSAVDAQTSAGGTSVTPKPGGVAEVGVNVDLVPGNVFTNSNASITTLVGLVYDTLVEYPREGLDPKPKLATEWKAADEGRTLTLKLRSGVKFHSGRAFTSADVKFSLQSYADPKWNGQLASTAKIVTSVDTPAPDQVVLHLEHPVSNLFDLLQTVPIVDSETVAEIGTGKKFVGTGAFAFESWRPNTDLKFVRNADYWDGTPYLEGVHVRVIPDAQSLLAAVKSGQVQLARGIGYRDAETAATTQGLRTVNLDGAELQAYVGLNATAAGLDDPKVRQAVQYGLDRERILKEVFRDKGYPASLPWTKSSPAFDEGLNNTYKRDVEKAKKLLAESGKQLGEIPLTYVGNDQVFTAIAQIVQNNLADVGIKVKLEPVDSTQFIKQLIGAQFPGLWTTNHSWAQLSPSTLTVSAYPFNARRNASKYSSEAYTKAADAAWKLPSPTGGESKAAYQELSKQLLDGAFLAEIGVVFEQFVIADKLQDVDWSRRRELDLGKAFLT encoded by the coding sequence ATGAATTCACTGACCAGACGCTCGACGTTCAAGGCACTCGCGGGGGTGGCGTTGCTGCTGTCCGCCACCGCCTGCCAGTCCGCCGTGGACGCGCAGACGTCCGCCGGTGGAACGTCCGTGACGCCGAAGCCGGGCGGTGTCGCCGAGGTGGGCGTCAACGTCGACCTGGTGCCCGGCAACGTGTTCACCAACAGCAACGCCTCGATCACCACGCTCGTCGGTCTCGTGTACGACACGCTGGTCGAGTACCCCCGCGAGGGCCTGGACCCGAAGCCGAAGCTGGCCACGGAGTGGAAGGCGGCCGACGAGGGTCGCACGCTCACGCTGAAGCTGCGCTCGGGCGTGAAGTTCCACAGTGGACGCGCGTTCACGTCCGCGGACGTGAAGTTCTCGCTCCAGTCGTACGCCGACCCGAAGTGGAACGGCCAGCTCGCGAGCACCGCCAAGATCGTCACCTCGGTCGACACCCCGGCCCCGGACCAGGTCGTGCTGCACCTGGAACACCCGGTGAGCAACCTGTTCGACCTGCTCCAGACCGTGCCGATCGTGGACTCGGAGACCGTGGCCGAGATCGGCACCGGCAAGAAGTTCGTCGGCACGGGCGCGTTCGCGTTCGAGTCGTGGCGGCCCAACACCGACCTGAAGTTCGTGCGCAACGCCGACTACTGGGACGGCACGCCGTACCTGGAGGGCGTGCACGTGCGCGTCATCCCGGACGCGCAGTCGCTGCTGGCCGCGGTGAAGTCCGGCCAGGTCCAGTTGGCGCGCGGCATCGGCTACCGGGACGCGGAGACCGCCGCGACCACGCAGGGTCTGCGCACGGTGAACCTCGACGGCGCCGAACTCCAGGCGTACGTGGGCCTCAACGCCACCGCGGCGGGCTTGGACGACCCGAAGGTGCGTCAGGCGGTGCAGTACGGCCTCGACCGTGAGCGCATCCTCAAGGAGGTGTTCCGGGACAAGGGCTACCCGGCGTCGCTGCCGTGGACGAAGTCCAGCCCGGCGTTCGACGAGGGCCTGAACAACACCTACAAGCGCGACGTGGAGAAGGCCAAGAAGCTGCTCGCGGAGTCGGGCAAGCAGCTCGGCGAGATCCCGCTGACCTACGTGGGCAACGACCAGGTGTTCACCGCCATCGCGCAGATCGTGCAGAACAACCTCGCCGACGTCGGCATCAAGGTGAAGCTGGAGCCGGTCGACTCGACGCAGTTCATCAAGCAGTTGATCGGCGCGCAGTTCCCGGGTCTGTGGACGACGAACCACTCGTGGGCGCAGCTCTCCCCGTCGACGCTGACCGTGAGCGCGTACCCGTTCAACGCCCGCCGCAACGCCTCGAAGTACTCGTCCGAGGCGTACACCAAGGCCGCGGACGCCGCGTGGAAGCTGCCGTCGCCCACGGGCGGCGAGTCCAAGGCCGCGTACCAGGAGCTGTCCAAGCAGTTGCTCGACGGCGCGTTCCTGGCGGAGATCGGCGTGGTGTTCGAGCAGTTCGTGATCGCAGACAAGCTCCAGGACGTGGACTGGTCGCGGCGGCGCGAACTCGACCTGGGCAAGGCGTTCCTGACGTGA
- a CDS encoding ROK family transcriptional regulator, producing MTETPRAVVRPGVRAVNAAAVLAVIRREGPLSRAAIGEHTGLSMPTVSRKVSALMDLGLLREFPDLVPTGAIGRPRVPIDLDDTVFAACGVHIGVSTTTYGLSDLRGRLLDSDEIPTPGGGAEDALAHIAGKVRAFLRRWPRRTVVGIGLASGGLVDSAAGLLDHDRLGWHRVPAVDLLHRATGLPVHLDGHVPAMANAELLFGWGPRVSGLLYFYAREVVGVALAVDGVLHRGPGGGGSIAHLPIGGDTRCPCGATGCLEATVADRTVADAAVLAGVVAEPDIRLVRAAARAGDPVAGRLLADRAAALGRAVGLLRDAFNPDRVVLGGQAITDPDERLPDLMRAFATTTTLPGTDIVSVTRFGSDLQATAACTGLLTRLFDHPLDLLDDARKAPAR from the coding sequence GTGACCGAAACCCCGCGCGCCGTCGTCCGTCCGGGCGTGCGTGCCGTCAACGCCGCCGCCGTGCTCGCGGTGATCCGGCGTGAAGGCCCGCTGTCGCGTGCGGCGATCGGCGAGCACACCGGGTTGAGCATGCCCACGGTCAGCCGCAAGGTGTCCGCGCTGATGGACCTCGGGCTGCTGCGCGAGTTCCCGGACCTGGTGCCGACCGGCGCGATCGGCCGCCCGCGCGTGCCGATCGACCTGGACGACACGGTGTTCGCCGCGTGCGGCGTGCACATCGGTGTGAGCACGACCACGTACGGCCTGTCCGACCTGCGCGGCCGGCTGCTGGACTCCGACGAGATCCCGACGCCGGGCGGCGGCGCCGAGGACGCGCTGGCCCACATCGCGGGCAAGGTCCGGGCGTTCCTGCGCCGGTGGCCGCGCCGCACGGTGGTGGGCATCGGCCTGGCCAGCGGTGGTCTGGTCGACTCGGCGGCCGGGCTGCTCGACCACGACCGGCTGGGCTGGCACCGGGTGCCGGCCGTGGACCTGCTGCACCGGGCCACCGGACTGCCCGTGCACCTGGACGGGCACGTGCCCGCGATGGCCAACGCCGAGCTGCTGTTCGGCTGGGGTCCGCGCGTGTCCGGCCTGCTGTACTTCTACGCCCGCGAGGTCGTCGGCGTGGCTTTGGCCGTGGACGGCGTGCTGCACCGCGGTCCGGGTGGCGGCGGCAGCATCGCGCACCTGCCGATCGGCGGCGACACGCGATGTCCGTGCGGTGCTACCGGTTGTCTGGAGGCCACGGTCGCCGACCGCACGGTCGCCGACGCGGCGGTGCTCGCGGGCGTGGTCGCCGAGCCGGACATCCGGCTGGTCCGGGCCGCCGCCCGCGCGGGCGACCCGGTGGCCGGCCGCCTGCTCGCCGACCGGGCCGCCGCGTTGGGCCGGGCGGTCGGGTTGCTGCGCGACGCGTTCAACCCCGACCGCGTGGTGCTCGGCGGCCAGGCCATCACCGATCCCGACGAGCGCCTGCCCGACCTGATGCGGGCGTTCGCGACCACGACCACCCTGCCGGGCACCGACATCGTGTCGGTGACCCGGTTCGGCTCGGACCTCCAGGCGACCGCCGCCTGCACGGGTCTGCTCACCCGGCTGTTCGACCACCCGCTCGACTTGCTCGACGACGCCAGAAAGGCACCCGCACGATGA
- a CDS encoding TauD/TfdA dioxygenase family protein encodes MSLSLESSESDISGVSVARLGSGIGARVDGVRLGGDLDADTVAKVRATLLAHKVIFFRGQQHLDDAGQLAFGSLLGEPTLAHPTVRGRQNLNVLPIDSDYGKANSWHTDVTFVDRVPAISILRAITLPTYGGTTVWANTVTAYETLPPSLKALVDQLWAVHTNAYDYAANIDELRIGGVDVKTEEYRKEFVSDLYETEHPVVRVHPETGERALLLGHFVKRLIGLSSTESQAVFNLLQARVTRLENTVRWDWQDGDVAIWDNRATQHYAVADYDDQPRRLHRITLAGDVPVSVDGTPSVIRQGDASHYSSL; translated from the coding sequence ATGAGCCTGTCGTTGGAAAGCTCGGAATCCGACATTTCCGGGGTGTCCGTCGCGCGTCTCGGGTCGGGCATCGGGGCCCGCGTCGACGGCGTCCGGCTCGGTGGCGACCTCGACGCGGACACCGTCGCCAAGGTCCGCGCCACACTGCTCGCCCACAAGGTGATCTTCTTCCGCGGCCAGCAACACCTCGACGACGCCGGGCAACTCGCGTTCGGATCGCTGCTCGGCGAACCGACACTCGCCCACCCGACCGTGCGCGGCCGGCAGAACCTCAACGTGCTGCCGATCGACTCGGACTACGGCAAGGCCAACTCGTGGCACACCGACGTCACGTTCGTCGACCGCGTGCCCGCGATCAGCATCCTGCGCGCCATCACCCTGCCCACCTACGGCGGCACCACGGTGTGGGCCAACACCGTGACCGCCTACGAGACGCTGCCGCCGTCGCTCAAGGCGCTCGTCGACCAGCTCTGGGCCGTGCACACCAACGCCTACGACTACGCCGCGAACATCGACGAGCTGCGCATCGGCGGCGTCGACGTGAAGACCGAGGAATACCGCAAGGAGTTCGTGTCCGACCTGTACGAGACCGAGCACCCGGTCGTCCGCGTCCACCCGGAGACGGGCGAGCGCGCGCTGCTGCTCGGCCACTTCGTCAAGCGGCTCATCGGCCTGTCGTCCACCGAGTCGCAGGCGGTGTTCAACCTCCTCCAGGCCCGTGTGACCCGGCTGGAGAACACCGTGCGCTGGGACTGGCAGGACGGCGACGTGGCGATCTGGGACAACCGCGCCACCCAGCACTACGCCGTGGCCGACTACGACGACCAGCCGCGTCGCCTGCACCGCATCACGCTGGCCGGCGACGTCCCGGTGAGCGTCGACGGCACGCCCAGCGTGATCCGCCAGGGCGACGCCTCGCACTACTCGTCGCTCTGA
- a CDS encoding DNA polymerase domain-containing protein, which yields MEFSNLDQALFDGSGATKGDLVAYLDAVHARLVPALAGRALSVVRVRPGQEPFMQKNLPKYTPARVPSVTLWAESSRRDIRYALCDDRETLLWFANQRAVEYHVTLSRAAAPDRPTHLVLDLDPPEGAGFDVVVRAAAPVRRALADAGLSGLVKTSGSKGVHVFVPVDASDDDAAAATRALAVRAERLDPDVATTAFIREDRGGRVFLDSTRAYGATVAAVYSPRIRPGVPVSFPVDWDDLGTVSPADFTIRTVPGLLGDGDPWADRMPTPQRLPEDLVAEGHTIPVARVQAMHEGKRRARARRADQ from the coding sequence ATGGAGTTCAGCAACCTGGACCAGGCGTTGTTCGACGGCAGCGGGGCGACCAAGGGCGACCTGGTCGCCTACCTGGACGCCGTGCACGCCCGACTGGTGCCGGCCCTGGCCGGGCGGGCGTTGTCGGTCGTGCGGGTACGGCCGGGCCAGGAACCGTTCATGCAGAAGAACCTGCCCAAGTACACGCCCGCGCGGGTGCCCTCGGTGACGTTGTGGGCCGAATCGTCGCGGCGGGACATCCGGTACGCGTTGTGCGACGACCGCGAGACGCTGCTGTGGTTCGCCAACCAGCGCGCGGTCGAGTACCACGTCACGCTGTCCCGGGCCGCCGCGCCCGACCGGCCCACCCACCTCGTGCTCGACCTCGACCCGCCCGAGGGCGCCGGGTTCGACGTCGTGGTCCGGGCCGCGGCACCGGTCCGGCGGGCGTTGGCCGACGCGGGACTGTCCGGCCTGGTCAAGACGAGCGGGTCCAAGGGTGTGCACGTGTTCGTGCCGGTCGACGCCTCGGACGACGACGCGGCGGCGGCGACCCGGGCGTTGGCCGTGCGGGCGGAACGCCTCGACCCGGACGTCGCGACCACGGCGTTCATCCGGGAGGACCGGGGCGGGCGGGTCTTCCTCGACTCGACCCGCGCCTACGGCGCCACGGTGGCCGCCGTCTACAGCCCGCGCATCCGCCCCGGCGTGCCGGTGTCGTTCCCGGTCGACTGGGACGACCTCGGCACGGTCTCGCCGGCCGACTTCACGATCCGGACCGTGCCCGGACTGCTCGGCGACGGCGACCCGTGGGCCGACCGCATGCCCACGCCCCAGCGCCTGCCCGAGGACCTCGTCGCGGAGGGGCACACGATCCCGGTCGCCCGCGTCCAGGCCATGCACGAGGGCAAACGCCGGGCGCGCGCGCGTCGAGCCGATCAATGA